The Burkholderia pyrrocinia genome has a segment encoding these proteins:
- a CDS encoding translocation/assembly module TamB domain-containing protein, whose product MTKDPNDTPPPHDPDSPDGAPDAPPRAPRRGRAVRVVAWTLATVVLLVVLAVGLILAAATTERGTRLAWQAAVRVLGGQLAGTLDGGTLATGVRLRDFAWTSPGGAGTEVRIDRIAGRWALTRAPWRLSIAYLRAGTIDVRIAPGPSTPSTTPQDLSLPLQLRIDDLRVDRLAIHDGGSTTQLDHIALNGRSDGRHHELALDSIDTPYGALTARAKLDGVKPFALTGEATYAGKLSDEPVDARARVSGSLEALVADVDASGMKLSGRAHVEAAPFGAVPLTRASLAFDHVNPQALAPGAPAADLAVRAELAPVTAPAGAAPAKGFAVTGPVSIVNAKPGTLGDHLLPVLDAHANVHLDAHAQRIDDLALKLIRDGSVTGNGTLTGGKGRFDLKVANLDLNAFVAELRPMRLGGPLGVTLAGDVTTVDFNLNDPKLALGARAKVALTPQQTVLTDARVTVAKGRIDLTGVFRHDAHSSYDAKATLTAFDPLLLAAMSAPKAGGKAAANAAAPARRGETRVSGTLTASGAFAPQVSTKATFKLGDSLYDGVPLTGAGVVQLAGSRILPSNANLSIAGNHVDLRGSFGAPGDRLRFVIDAPQLERLGFGVEGLVQAQGDLTGSFAHPNVTATYKAEHVVVGSNRIGAAHGRADIRDGAHGALVFTADATDIALGSLKLKSLRANLDGTRAKHTLDASALGTAGGRVIDVTLAANGGVVENRDGMRWDGTVTRLANRGTPAVALQAPLTVSAGAGRVTLGATRLTLEGAAIDLKSFVFDHGQMRSAGSVSGASVARFLEVRQELTGQRPPLRTDVVLDADWDFSLGANATGYVQVKRRGGDVTIESGRGIASLGLTDLSARASFAPGNRLNVTALAKANRIGTLDANVTVPFALRDGMFGVVDDGALSGRIDADLPALKTTGNLFGPSYLLGGRAALKLTVAGTPAKPNLSGMLTGDDLSATLVDQGVQLKDGIVRVKLAENLVEFQQVEFHGGDGTLRALGRVRLDGEAPDLTASIVADKLELFAAPDRKLSLSGKATVANDGPRGALSIDGKFVVDRALFDLPEESAPHLSDDVVIVQPDGTVRGETPTGTAVAKPQAAADKPAPSLAPRANIDIGLGNNFRFKGHGADLGLRGTITVMSAPGVPLRAVGNVRVTEGSTYTSFGRKLAIENGFFTFNGPVSNPGVNILAMRRNQEVEAGVQVTGTIQSLTVKLVSEPNVTDNEKLSWLLFGHGTDQGNNVGQQGTMTAALGLLGSVTGKRVAQTFGLDEFSIGRSDVGLTDPQVVQVSKAINERFVLGFEQGLQSASNAFKATINLTRFWSVSAYGGTFQGVDLNYTRRFDRWFSQR is encoded by the coding sequence CGCCGTGGCGGCTGTCCATCGCCTATCTTCGCGCGGGCACGATCGACGTGCGGATCGCGCCGGGACCGTCGACGCCGAGCACGACACCGCAGGACCTGAGCCTGCCGCTGCAGTTGCGGATCGACGACCTGCGCGTCGATCGCCTCGCGATCCACGACGGCGGTTCGACGACGCAGCTCGACCATATCGCGCTGAACGGCCGCAGCGACGGCCGTCACCATGAACTCGCGCTCGACAGCATCGATACGCCGTACGGCGCGCTGACCGCACGCGCGAAGCTCGACGGCGTGAAGCCGTTCGCGCTGACGGGCGAAGCCACCTACGCGGGCAAGCTGTCCGACGAGCCGGTCGACGCGCGGGCCCGCGTATCGGGTTCGCTCGAGGCGCTGGTTGCGGACGTCGACGCGAGCGGGATGAAGCTGAGCGGGCGCGCGCACGTCGAGGCCGCGCCATTCGGCGCGGTGCCGCTCACGCGCGCGTCGCTCGCGTTCGATCACGTGAATCCGCAGGCGCTCGCACCCGGCGCACCGGCCGCCGATCTCGCGGTGCGCGCGGAGCTCGCGCCCGTGACCGCGCCGGCCGGCGCCGCACCGGCGAAGGGTTTCGCGGTGACAGGCCCCGTGTCGATCGTCAACGCGAAGCCCGGCACGCTCGGCGACCACCTGCTGCCGGTGCTCGACGCGCACGCGAACGTGCATCTCGACGCGCACGCGCAGCGGATCGACGATCTCGCGCTGAAACTGATCCGCGACGGCAGCGTGACGGGCAACGGCACGCTGACGGGCGGCAAGGGCCGCTTCGACCTGAAGGTCGCGAACCTCGACCTGAACGCATTCGTCGCCGAGCTGCGGCCGATGCGCCTGGGCGGCCCGCTCGGCGTGACGCTCGCGGGCGACGTGACGACTGTCGACTTCAACCTGAACGACCCGAAGCTCGCGCTCGGCGCGCGCGCGAAGGTCGCGCTGACGCCGCAGCAGACGGTGCTGACCGACGCGCGCGTGACTGTGGCCAAGGGCCGTATCGACCTGACGGGTGTGTTCCGCCACGACGCGCATTCGAGCTATGACGCGAAGGCGACGCTGACGGCGTTCGATCCGCTGCTGCTCGCCGCGATGAGTGCGCCGAAGGCCGGTGGCAAGGCGGCCGCCAACGCAGCGGCGCCGGCCAGGCGCGGCGAGACGCGCGTGTCGGGCACGCTGACCGCGTCGGGCGCGTTTGCGCCGCAGGTGTCGACGAAGGCGACGTTCAAGCTCGGCGACAGCCTGTACGACGGCGTGCCGCTGACCGGTGCCGGCGTCGTGCAGCTTGCCGGCTCGCGGATCCTGCCGAGCAACGCGAACCTGTCGATCGCAGGTAACCACGTCGATTTGCGCGGCAGCTTCGGCGCGCCCGGCGACCGGCTGCGCTTCGTCATCGACGCGCCGCAGCTCGAGCGGCTCGGCTTCGGCGTCGAAGGGTTGGTGCAGGCGCAGGGCGACCTGACGGGCAGCTTCGCGCATCCGAACGTGACGGCCACCTACAAGGCCGAGCACGTCGTCGTCGGATCGAACCGGATCGGCGCCGCGCACGGCCGTGCGGACATCCGCGACGGCGCGCACGGTGCGCTCGTGTTCACGGCCGACGCGACCGACATCGCGCTCGGCTCGCTGAAGCTGAAATCGCTGCGCGCGAATCTCGACGGCACGCGCGCGAAGCACACGCTCGACGCATCGGCGCTCGGGACGGCCGGCGGCCGCGTGATCGACGTGACGCTCGCGGCGAACGGCGGCGTGGTGGAGAACCGCGACGGAATGCGCTGGGACGGCACCGTCACGCGTCTTGCGAACCGCGGCACGCCGGCCGTCGCGCTGCAGGCGCCGCTCACCGTGTCGGCCGGCGCCGGCCGCGTGACGCTCGGCGCGACGCGGCTCACGCTCGAAGGCGCGGCGATCGACCTGAAGTCGTTCGTGTTCGATCACGGCCAGATGCGCTCGGCAGGCTCCGTGAGCGGCGCGTCGGTCGCACGTTTCCTCGAGGTCCGCCAGGAGCTGACGGGCCAGCGGCCGCCGTTGCGTACCGACGTCGTGCTCGATGCCGACTGGGATTTCTCGCTCGGCGCGAACGCGACGGGCTACGTGCAGGTGAAGCGCCGCGGCGGCGACGTGACGATCGAGAGCGGGCGCGGGATCGCGTCGCTCGGCCTGACCGACCTGTCCGCGCGCGCAAGCTTCGCGCCCGGCAACCGGCTCAACGTGACGGCGCTTGCGAAGGCGAACCGGATCGGCACGCTCGACGCAAACGTCACGGTGCCGTTTGCGCTGCGCGACGGCATGTTCGGGGTCGTCGACGACGGCGCGCTGTCGGGCCGCATCGACGCCGACCTCCCGGCGCTGAAGACGACCGGCAACCTGTTCGGGCCGAGCTACCTGCTCGGCGGGCGCGCGGCGCTGAAGCTGACGGTCGCCGGCACGCCGGCGAAGCCGAACCTGTCGGGGATGCTGACGGGCGACGACCTGTCCGCGACGCTCGTCGACCAGGGCGTGCAACTGAAGGACGGCATCGTGCGCGTGAAGCTCGCGGAAAACCTCGTCGAATTCCAGCAGGTCGAATTCCACGGCGGCGACGGCACGCTGCGCGCGCTCGGCCGCGTGCGCCTCGACGGCGAGGCGCCCGACCTGACCGCGAGTATCGTCGCGGACAAGCTCGAACTGTTCGCGGCGCCGGACCGCAAGCTGTCGCTGTCGGGCAAGGCGACCGTCGCGAACGACGGGCCGCGCGGCGCGCTGTCGATCGACGGCAAGTTCGTCGTCGACCGTGCGCTGTTCGACCTGCCCGAGGAATCTGCGCCGCACCTGTCCGACGATGTCGTGATCGTGCAGCCGGACGGCACGGTGCGCGGCGAGACGCCGACGGGCACCGCGGTGGCGAAGCCGCAGGCGGCCGCGGACAAGCCGGCGCCGTCGCTCGCGCCGCGCGCGAACATCGACATCGGCCTCGGCAACAACTTCCGCTTCAAGGGCCACGGTGCGGATCTCGGCCTGCGCGGCACGATCACAGTGATGAGCGCGCCGGGCGTGCCGCTGCGCGCGGTCGGCAACGTGCGCGTGACCGAAGGGTCGACGTACACGTCGTTCGGCCGCAAGCTCGCGATCGAGAACGGCTTCTTCACGTTCAACGGGCCCGTGTCGAACCCGGGCGTCAACATCCTCGCGATGCGGCGCAACCAGGAGGTCGAGGCCGGCGTGCAGGTGACGGGCACGATCCAGTCGCTGACGGTCAAGCTCGTGTCGGAGCCGAACGTCACCGACAACGAAAAGCTGTCGTGGCTGCTGTTCGGGCACGGCACCGACCAGGGCAACAACGTCGGCCAGCAGGGGACGATGACGGCGGCGCTTGGGCTGCTCGGCAGCGTGACCGGCAAGCGCGTCGCGCAGACCTTCGGCCTCGACGAGTTCTCGATCGGCCGCAGCGATGTCGGCCTGACCGACCCGCAGGTCGTGCAGGTGTCGAAGGCGATCAACGAGCGCTTCGTGCTCGGCTTCGAGCAGGGCCTGCAGTCGGCGAGCAACGCATTCAAGGCAACGATCAACCTGACGCGCTTCTGGTCGGTGTCCGCGTACGGCGGCACGTTCCAGGGCGTCGACCTGAATTACACGCGGCGCTTCGACCGCTGGTTCAGTCAACGGTGA